TCGAAGATTCAACTTTTGCAATGAGATCAAGCGCCCAATTTCGCGGGGCAGATGCAACACGTCACAGAGTGACAAATTCAAATTCTTTAAGCGAGTAAGGTTGCAGATGCTATCCGGTAAGTTAACTAAACTGTTTCCTTCAAGAATCAAAGCCTCTAAGGTGGCCAGCCTCCCGATTTCACTGGGCAGATGCGACACATCACAGTGTGACAAATACAACTTCTTCAAGCGAGTAAGGTTATAGATACTATCCGGTAAGGTGCGCAAATTATTTCTGCCAAGATCCAAAGTCTCCAATGAGATCAAATTCCCGACTTCATTTGGTAGACATTGCAGATTGCAGTTTTCCATGCTCAATTCTTTTAAGCAACTTAAGCCAAGTACAGGGGAAAGTGACAAACCAATAGAATCCACTCtctttgttatgaaattccaaGATGAGAGGAATGGGGACAGTGATTTAGATAGCTTGATTCCAGAATATTTTCCAAGCATGGAGCAGCCAGAGAGATCAAGATTTTCAAGAGTTTTCAACATCCAAATGCTTGAGGGAAGCTTCTGAAGTTTTTTACAGTTCTTCATATCTAGAACAACAAGTTTTTTGAGAAATCTAATAGAATCATCGACCTCTACCAACCTTATGCAATCATTAAGCAAAAGTTCCTGAAGATTGTTGAGTCCAGAGAAGTCAGGGGTTCTGGTTAGGTAATAGCAATGACTGAGGTAAAGGAATTTCAGTTTACCCAAGATCTGtccaaaagaaaacaagaaccattaattttcatgtaaaatacGATGCTAGCAGTGTTTTGAGTGAGAAAAATAATGGAGCAGGGCATGATGGGCTGGAGTGCATACGTCTATGGGCTAGTATTAATTGGTTGAGTTTGGAGAAGTCAGGGATTCTAGCTAGGTAATAGCAATGCTAATTTTAACATCGTATACAATCAGAGGGttattgaaagagagagaagaagaatgtTGTTACCTTGGTTCCCTTCCATACTTGTTTTAGGCGACTATGACTCAAGTCAAGAGTAATCAAATTCTCCATATACAACTTTGATGGGACACATTTCAACGGGAATCCATTCCAGCATAGCCATAGTAACCTTTTGGAGATATGTTCATAACCTACGCTCAGGTTAACGTAATTGAGATGAAGTAGCCATAGTCTGTTCATCTTTTCAAAGGCCTTTGGATTCACTTGGATGTCATTCGGCTCAGCAAAGTTTAGGAAGAGACCTTCAACCGCTTCAGTTCCCTAATACAAAAATCCATTGCACCATGAGGAGCAAAGTTTACCTTAATgaggaaacataataaaaagGAAGTTATGATTAAGTCCATCAATACTAACCGTGAGAACTAAGAATGTGCATACACGTTTGGAATTCTAGCAGTAAATAAACAGAAAATATGAATTAAAAGTTCAGGAATATGGACCTCACCGTTCCATCTCTCAACACTTCAAGGGCATCCTCTTTATACCATAATCTACTACGCCTCCCTGGCTCCTTAACAGATTCTTGTCGGACAATTTCTCTGCCCATGCCTCTAATCAAATCATGCATCATAAGCTCATTACAGGGCCCATATTTTATGAGACACCGATCGGCCAGAACCCGAATCCCAATCGCAGCGAAAAAATTACAGCCTTCAAGTATTTTGATCGTAGAAACACCATATGTTCCAGCAAAAAAACATGTCATATCTAGGAACAACTCTTTCACTTCATCACTTAGAGAATCAAAACTTATCTTAAGTTTTGTTTGAACATCTACAGGAgggatttttttcaattttgatattGCACTTTTCCATTCATGTATGCTCTTGCCATACAGAAAGGAGCCCAAAACTTCAAGAGCTAATGGAAGCCCTCCAGCATAGGCCACGACTTGATCCGAAAGGTCCAAATAGTTTCCTTTGGGATGGTCTTCCTTAAAGGCATGCCAACTTAAGAGTTGAAGAGATTCACTCCTATTTAACTCCTTTGCTGCATATATCTCATCCACTTTAAGCAAATTTAGCAAAGACACATCTCTTGTTGTTATGATAATTCTACTTCCCATTCCAGACCTGAAGGAATCTTGATCTATTGCTAATGCTTTCAATTGCTGGACATTATCCACATCATCCAGAACAAGAAGAACCTTTCGACAGAAAGCTCTTCGTTTTATAACCTCGATTCCTTGATAGGAATTTCTTATATTATGGGTTCCGTTGCTACATATATCTAAAAGAATTTGCTCTtgtaaacaaaccaaaccatttggTTGCTTTGAAGTTTCTGCAACATTCGCAAGAAAACTGCTACCTTCAAACATATGTCGGATGACATTAAATTGTTTCATAGCAATTGTAGTCTTACCAATTCCACTAATCCCCCATATTCCAACAATGCGAACATTACTAGATTCCATCCGCAAAAGAACATTGAGTTCTTGCAGACGAGACTCCATTCCAACTTGGTGGTCTGCAACATTTAGATGTCCAATGTCTAATCTTTTTCCGACCTCTTCAACGATTTTCTGAATTAACTTTGCTTCATCCCTGTGAATTGCGCATAGAATAGAAGAGACAAAAAGAATTA
The sequence above is a segment of the Rhododendron vialii isolate Sample 1 chromosome 13a, ASM3025357v1 genome. Coding sequences within it:
- the LOC131315164 gene encoding disease resistance protein RUN1-like → MESRLQELNVLLRMESSNVRIVGIWGISGIGKTTIAMKQFNVIRHMFEGSSFLANVAETSKQPNGLVCLQEQILLDICSNGTHNIRNSYQGIEVIKRRAFCRKVLLVLDDVDNVQQLKALAIDQDSFRSGMGSRIIITTRDVSLLNLLKVDEIYAAKELNRSESLQLLSWHAFKEDHPKGNYLDLSDQVVAYAGGLPLALEVLGSFLYGKSIHEWKSAISKLKKIPPVDVQTKLKISFDSLSDEVKELFLDMTCFFAGTYGVSTIKILEGCNFFAAIGIRVLADRCLIKYGPCNELMMHDLIRGMGREIVRQESVKEPGRRSRLWYKEDALEVLRDGTGTEAVEGLFLNFAEPNDIQVNPKAFEKMNRLWLLHLNYVNLSVGYEHISKRLLWLCWNGFPLKCVPSKLYMENLITLDLSHSRLKQVWKGTKILGKLKFLYLSHCYYLTRTPDFSGLNNLQELLLNDCIRLVEVDDSIRFLKKLVVLDMKNCKKLQKLPSSIWMLKTLENLDLSGCSMLGKYSGIKLSKSLSPFLSSWNFITKRVDSIGLSLSPVLGLSCLKELSMENCNLQCLPNEVGNLISLETLDLGRNNLRTLPDSIYNLTRLKKLYLSHCDVSHLPSEIGRLATLEALILEGNSLVNLPDSICNLTRLKNLNLSLCDVLHLPREIGRLISLQKLNLRGNNLRTLPDSICNLACLEVLSLPHCNVSHLPDRIGMLSSLKWFDLRSNNVSILPKSFNDLASLEILYLSNCGRLQSLPKLPASLYHVEASNCTLLLERIPTEFNWPPGLLVSPYQEWSMQRMIGVYLPGDDVPNAFPYQYTGSKLSLVAPPLETRRIIGWALCIVFRTHKKPGQRSCMYIFSKKTEGLRNENKYKTGVTYQDEDQMNLMYFPSIVTGIHLFSGDELEIEISPDDQEKTVPWLTLKKCGIKLVYEDADITNMNIL